One Luteolibacter flavescens genomic region harbors:
- a CDS encoding sulfite exporter TauE/SafE family protein yields MPHRKPKRNPIGVLDSPAALALALLAAFCIGMSKAGFSGISLIAIFIMADLYGAVPSTGIMLPLLIAADLAVYPAFRKHGSWKPVWKLLPATLAGLAIGVWLLKVILVQESSDQVARRVIGGCILAMVALQAFRAWKPVLAERLANARSFGTAAGITGGITTMLANAAGPVIQLYLLSRRIPKMELLGIGARFFLLVNLVKVPLSGSFNLITPATLWDNLKCLPAIFAGIWVGKWLVQRVSQRAFEWLVIGFSLIVAGRLLLA; encoded by the coding sequence TTGCCCCACCGAAAGCCGAAGCGTAATCCCATCGGCGTGCTCGATAGTCCTGCCGCCCTCGCTCTTGCCTTGCTGGCGGCCTTTTGCATCGGCATGTCGAAGGCGGGCTTCAGCGGCATCTCGCTGATCGCCATCTTCATCATGGCGGATCTCTACGGGGCAGTGCCGTCCACGGGCATCATGCTACCGCTGCTCATCGCCGCGGACCTCGCGGTGTATCCGGCTTTCCGCAAGCACGGCTCGTGGAAGCCGGTGTGGAAGCTCCTGCCCGCCACGCTGGCAGGTCTCGCGATTGGAGTCTGGCTGCTGAAGGTGATCCTGGTCCAGGAGTCGTCGGATCAGGTCGCGCGGCGCGTCATCGGGGGCTGCATCCTGGCCATGGTCGCCTTGCAGGCATTTCGCGCGTGGAAGCCGGTCCTGGCCGAGCGCCTGGCGAATGCGCGCTCCTTTGGCACCGCCGCGGGCATCACGGGAGGGATCACCACCATGCTCGCGAATGCCGCGGGCCCGGTCATCCAGCTCTACCTGCTCTCGCGCCGCATCCCGAAGATGGAGCTGCTTGGCATCGGCGCGCGATTCTTCCTGCTCGTGAATCTCGTCAAGGTGCCGCTCAGCGGGAGCTTCAATCTCATCACCCCGGCGACGCTGTGGGACAATCTGAAGTGCCTCCCCGCCATTTTTGCAGGCATCTGGGTGGGCAAGTGGCTGGTGCAGCGGGTTTCTCAGCGGGCCTTCGAGTGGTTGGTCATCGGCTTCTCGCTGATCGTCGCCGGTCGCCTGCTGCTGGCGTGA
- a CDS encoding YihY/virulence factor BrkB family protein has translation MRKLRFFLFLRIMTRRWRQHRHADNAAALAFYAMISLPPLLLIGVTVAGMVLGEKAAHGELERKMAAVLGEEMARVIEGVLQSARIAPRSQPGAFVVAMVTLLYAGSHVLTKLRKTLNLVNEAAPADPSRRWLGRLASRALCAGLILVFGVMLAAGTLLDGFAAYVAARMDAPWLEDLNLVQRLGWLSTYVLLTFAFALILKVLPRRRPLWRHALAGGAFAALVAVSLKGGLDLYFRHTAWGTFIGGGLNFLLLLFWLFASIQAFLAGAEVAAGFSRRAGKRKRAAQRALISRAASQ, from the coding sequence ATGCGAAAGCTGCGCTTCTTCCTTTTCCTGCGGATCATGACCCGCCGGTGGAGGCAGCATCGCCATGCCGACAATGCGGCGGCGCTCGCCTTCTACGCGATGATCTCGCTGCCCCCGCTGCTGCTCATCGGCGTGACGGTCGCGGGCATGGTGCTGGGGGAAAAAGCCGCCCACGGCGAGCTGGAGCGCAAGATGGCGGCGGTGCTTGGCGAGGAGATGGCCCGCGTCATAGAGGGCGTGCTGCAGAGCGCCCGTATCGCACCGCGGTCCCAGCCTGGGGCCTTCGTCGTGGCGATGGTCACGCTGCTCTACGCGGGCTCCCACGTGCTGACGAAGCTGCGGAAGACGCTGAATCTCGTGAATGAAGCCGCGCCCGCGGACCCCTCGCGGCGTTGGCTCGGCAGGCTCGCCTCCCGGGCGCTGTGCGCGGGCCTCATCCTCGTCTTCGGCGTTATGCTGGCGGCGGGAACCCTGCTGGATGGCTTCGCAGCCTATGTCGCCGCCCGCATGGACGCGCCGTGGCTGGAGGATCTGAATCTGGTCCAGCGGCTCGGCTGGCTCTCCACCTACGTCCTGCTCACCTTTGCCTTCGCCCTCATTCTGAAGGTGCTGCCGCGCCGCCGCCCGCTGTGGCGGCATGCGCTGGCGGGCGGGGCATTTGCCGCTCTCGTGGCGGTCTCGCTGAAAGGCGGGCTGGACCTCTACTTCCGCCACACGGCGTGGGGTACCTTCATCGGCGGCGGCCTGAATTTCCTGCTGCTGCTCTTCTGGCTCTTCGCCTCCATTCAGGCCTTCCTCGCCGGGGCGGAGGTGGCCGCGGGATTCAGCCGCCGCGCGGGGAAAAGGAAACGGGCCGCTCAGCGCGCCTTGATCTCGCGCGCTGCCAGCCAGTAG
- a CDS encoding glycoside hydrolase family 76 protein, producing the protein MTFQTRLLSPALAALSLLLPAVSAAAEELPPFRQWGAETQEVLHKDMWLPEKKLYAERINLETGKPDHPSFMWGVGVQLSALAAAADVDPDKYASHMREYADAIQVYWWEHNGIEGFDVQPGPRNSDRYYDDNAWLVLALAEVHEITKEKKYLDRAEATFRFVMSGEDEKLDGGLYWRELEKTSKNTCTNAPAIVSALRLHQLTKDEKHLETAKRIYAWTNSKLQDADGLYWDNINMEGRIDRRKFSYNSALMIRANCLLNEVTGEASYLDEAKRIAKAAEKHWINEAGGVSDTGKFAHLLLESFLELHDRDKDPHWHALVTRCLVHLHDKLRDENGRYPGHWARNWRRPLRSVMLLDQASPARIYWLAAREIKAR; encoded by the coding sequence GTGACTTTCCAAACGCGTTTGCTTTCCCCTGCCCTCGCGGCGCTCAGCTTGCTCCTGCCTGCCGTCTCCGCCGCCGCGGAGGAATTGCCGCCTTTCCGCCAATGGGGCGCGGAGACGCAGGAGGTGCTGCACAAGGACATGTGGTTGCCGGAAAAGAAGCTCTACGCGGAGCGGATCAATCTGGAGACCGGCAAGCCGGATCACCCATCTTTCATGTGGGGCGTGGGCGTCCAGCTCTCGGCGCTGGCCGCCGCAGCCGACGTGGACCCGGACAAGTATGCCTCGCACATGCGCGAGTATGCCGACGCCATCCAGGTTTACTGGTGGGAGCACAATGGCATCGAGGGCTTCGACGTGCAGCCGGGACCGCGCAACTCGGATCGCTACTACGATGACAATGCGTGGCTGGTGCTCGCGCTGGCCGAGGTGCACGAGATCACGAAGGAGAAGAAGTACCTCGACCGTGCCGAGGCCACCTTCCGCTTCGTGATGAGCGGCGAGGATGAGAAGCTCGACGGCGGCCTCTACTGGCGGGAGCTGGAGAAGACTTCCAAGAACACCTGCACGAACGCGCCCGCCATCGTCTCCGCACTACGCCTGCACCAGCTCACGAAGGACGAGAAGCACCTGGAGACCGCCAAGCGCATCTACGCCTGGACGAACTCCAAGCTGCAGGACGCGGACGGCCTGTATTGGGACAACATCAACATGGAAGGCCGCATCGACCGGCGGAAATTCAGCTACAATTCCGCGCTGATGATCCGCGCAAACTGCCTGCTCAACGAAGTGACCGGCGAGGCGAGCTATCTCGATGAAGCCAAGCGCATCGCGAAGGCCGCCGAGAAACACTGGATCAACGAGGCGGGCGGCGTTTCCGACACGGGGAAATTCGCCCATCTCCTGCTGGAGTCCTTCCTGGAACTGCACGACCGCGACAAGGACCCACATTGGCACGCGCTGGTGACGCGTTGCCTCGTCCACCTGCACGACAAGCTGCGGGATGAAAACGGCCGCTATCCCGGCCACTGGGCGCGCAATTGGCGTCGTCCGCTGCGGAGCGTGATGCTGCTCGACCAGGCCAGCCCGGCGCGGATCTACTGGCTGGCAGCGCGCGAGATCAAGGCGCGCTGA
- a CDS encoding M50 family metallopeptidase, with the protein MVRFTLFGIPVEIQPWFWLTIALLSGALFNPDPAGIQYGLIFILAATVSILVHELGHALTGRRLGGGYPKIVLWAMGGLAYNEGGRFTKSGRFWMIAAGPGAGFILGGLVFLIMVAVFGLSDAANLAGWSLIGMKPTLSAESLEFALNREPLMSLFRSMLWINFWWGVMNLLPVLPLDGGQITQLFVKPQKLVHQIAIAAAVATAVVGLVWRESLFMALLFGYLAWQNYQAMQSLYRR; encoded by the coding sequence ATGGTCCGTTTCACGCTTTTTGGCATCCCCGTAGAAATCCAGCCTTGGTTCTGGCTCACGATCGCCCTGCTGAGCGGGGCTCTTTTCAACCCCGACCCCGCCGGAATACAGTACGGGCTGATCTTCATCCTGGCGGCCACCGTTTCGATTCTGGTCCACGAGCTCGGCCACGCACTGACGGGCCGGCGCCTCGGCGGCGGCTACCCGAAGATCGTTCTCTGGGCGATGGGTGGGCTCGCCTACAACGAGGGCGGGCGCTTCACGAAGAGCGGGCGCTTCTGGATGATCGCCGCTGGGCCGGGAGCTGGCTTCATCCTCGGCGGACTCGTGTTCCTGATCATGGTGGCTGTCTTCGGCCTCAGCGATGCCGCGAATCTGGCGGGCTGGTCCTTGATCGGCATGAAGCCCACACTCTCCGCCGAGTCGCTTGAGTTCGCTCTGAACCGGGAGCCTCTGATGTCCCTTTTCCGCAGCATGCTGTGGATCAATTTCTGGTGGGGCGTGATGAACCTGCTGCCGGTCCTCCCGCTCGATGGCGGGCAGATCACCCAGCTTTTCGTGAAGCCTCAGAAGCTGGTCCACCAGATCGCCATCGCCGCGGCGGTCGCGACCGCGGTGGTCGGCCTGGTGTGGAGGGAGTCCCTCTTCATGGCTCTACTCTTCGGCTATCTCGCGTGGCAGAATTACCAGGCAATGCAGAGCCTCTACCGGCGGTAA